In one Arachis duranensis cultivar V14167 chromosome 9, aradu.V14167.gnm2.J7QH, whole genome shotgun sequence genomic region, the following are encoded:
- the LOC107464923 gene encoding uncharacterized protein LOC107464923 encodes MVVEDLYFEVDEWSLQEIVSQLKQLGYKGFARVWYKEPGMDLKSGLRELKSDGDAMRMARSLVSSSCKHCEVYVVDGARESNGIEITSTDADYVPEEGKYSAVDDVLLEVEVDAKSELSTEEEVFDDSADDGDHEDHFGFEVEDNDPPSNAFGGFTGPLNNEGTAVAGRAEGDEGLRKGDEQVGGISDGYETDDIDSYEGDSDDMIKKRRFPKYNEAEMNREYEFQVGLEFKSLRQFKEAVKEHALLNGRDNRFRKNDKVRCRVVCKGRKRMCKWVCFASKVGGSDCFRIKTLNGKHTCGRNYSGRLASSSWISKKIANNITRGEEMKLVTVIQTIQDKYMANISVGKAYWARRKAREEVHGWAIQQYAKLRDYCAEILRANLGPSLSI; translated from the coding sequence ATGGTTGTGGAGGATTTATATTTTGAGGTTGATGAATGGTCATTGCAAGAGATTGTCAGTCAGCTAAAGCAACTAGGGTATAAGGGTTTCGCTAGGGTCTGGTACAAGGAACCTGGGATGGATTTGAAATCAGGTCTTAGAGAGTTGAAGTCCGATGGGGATGCAATGAGAATGGCTAGGTCACTGGTGTCAAGTTCCTGCAAACATTGCGAGGTATATGTTGTTGATGGAGCCAGAGAAAGTAACGGGATTGAAATCACTTCAACTGATGCTGATTATGTGCCAGAGGAAGGTAAATACAGTGCTGTTGATGATGTGTTACTAGAGGTTGAAGTGGATGCTAAGTCAGAGCTTTCTACTGAAGAAGAGGTATTTGATGATAGTGCTGATGATGGTGACCATGAGGATCACTTTGGGTTTGAGGTGGAGGATAATGATCCACCATCAAATGCATTTGGGGGATTTACTGGCCCACTAAATAATGAGGGAACTGCAGTAGCTGGAAGAGCTGAAGGTGATGAAGGTTTAAGGAAGGGTGATGAGCAAGTTGGGGGCATATCTGATGGATATGAGACTGATGACATAGACAGTTATGAGGGGGACTCTGATGATATGATAAAAAAGAGGAGGTTCCCTAAATACAATGAGGCAGAGATGAATAGAGAGTATGAATTTCAGGTGGGGCTGGAATTTAAATCACTTAGGCAATTCAAAGAGGCTGTTAAGGAGCATGCTCTATTGAATGGTAGGGACAATAGGTTTCGAAAAAATGATAAGGTGAGGTGTAGAGTTGTTTGCAAAGGAAGAAAGAGAATGTGCAAGTGGGTTTGTTTTGCGAGTAAGGTCGGGGGTTCTGACTGTTTCCGTATCAAGACTCTGAATGGAAAGCATACATGTGGAAGGAACTACAGCGGAAGACTTGCATCAAGTAGTTGGATCTCAAAGAAGATTGCAAATAACATCACTAGAGGGGAGGAGATGAAGCTTGTGACAGTTATTCAGACTATCCAAGATAAATACATGGCCAATATCAGTGTTGGTAAGGCTTACTGGGCAAGGAGGAAGGCAAGAGAAGAGGTACATGGGTGGGCAATCCAACAGTATGCTAAACTAAGGGATTACTGTGCAGAGATACTTAGGGCAAATCTAGGACCTAGTCTGAGCATATAG